Proteins co-encoded in one Flavobacteriaceae bacterium MAR_2009_75 genomic window:
- a CDS encoding MFS transporter yields the protein MSATNRFSIIDPAKSPVFYGYIILVIGTLGIYCSIPGQTIGVSVFTDPVKDALGLSRNQFSNAYMIGTICSSLVIGRAGVWFDKYGARYVAFFAALTLALALFLCSWSVQMSETIKSWLNLSTWLVPFLLMTVLFFILRFSGQGVLTMASRNVIMIWFDKNRGKVNAISSVAISFGFSSSPLWVNALIEGYSWQMTWQFLAIGLLVFSIIVLQFYKNKPEEHGLLPDGKVTESSNDEKHVPVAKQYTAKEAQATRAFWMYALILAFNSFFITGLTFHVVSVFASEGFPKDDAISIFLPASVVAVTVSTVFNFLSDYLKLKLYLYLMIFGGVLASVGFLFLSTAIGVPFLIGGFGILGGFFAVLNAIVWPRFYGRTHLGAITGKVMSFLILASALAPSIFSLCLSTFGSYQLMGYLGLAFLLFLALASIKANNPQ from the coding sequence ATGTCAGCTACTAACCGCTTTTCTATAATTGATCCTGCAAAAAGTCCTGTATTCTACGGCTATATTATTCTCGTAATCGGTACGCTAGGTATTTATTGTAGTATTCCGGGGCAAACCATTGGGGTTTCCGTTTTCACCGACCCGGTAAAAGATGCTTTGGGCCTATCTCGAAACCAGTTTAGTAATGCCTATATGATCGGTACTATTTGTAGTTCTTTGGTGATTGGTAGGGCAGGGGTATGGTTCGATAAATATGGGGCGCGTTATGTTGCTTTTTTTGCGGCCTTGACCTTGGCTTTGGCCCTTTTTTTATGCTCATGGTCTGTTCAAATGAGTGAAACCATTAAGAGTTGGTTGAATTTGAGCACTTGGTTGGTTCCGTTTTTACTTATGACCGTTCTTTTTTTCATTCTCAGGTTCTCTGGGCAAGGGGTGCTCACTATGGCCTCAAGAAATGTGATAATGATTTGGTTCGATAAGAATAGGGGCAAGGTTAATGCTATCAGTAGCGTAGCTATTTCCTTTGGTTTTTCATCTTCTCCCTTATGGGTTAATGCTTTAATAGAAGGGTATAGCTGGCAAATGACTTGGCAGTTTCTTGCCATCGGTCTTTTGGTTTTCAGCATCATTGTGTTACAATTTTATAAAAATAAACCGGAAGAACATGGGCTTCTCCCTGATGGAAAGGTTACAGAGTCGAGTAATGATGAGAAACATGTGCCCGTTGCAAAGCAGTATACCGCTAAAGAAGCTCAAGCCACCCGTGCTTTTTGGATGTATGCCCTTATACTCGCCTTTAACAGCTTTTTCATCACGGGGCTGACGTTTCATGTAGTTTCGGTATTTGCCAGTGAGGGTTTCCCCAAAGACGATGCTATCTCCATATTTTTACCTGCCTCAGTAGTAGCGGTAACGGTATCAACTGTGTTTAATTTTTTAAGTGATTATCTAAAATTAAAACTGTACCTCTACTTAATGATTTTCGGGGGAGTTTTAGCATCGGTCGGTTTTCTTTTTCTTTCTACAGCCATCGGAGTGCCTTTTCTGATAGGTGGTTTTGGTATTCTTGGTGGGTTTTTCGCAGTACTTAATGCTATCGTATGGCCTAGGTTCTATGGTCGTACCCATCTTGGTGCTATTACGGGAAAGGTAATGTCTTTTCTTATTTTGGCCAGCGCCTTGGCACCGTCGATTTTCAGCCTATGTCTATCCACTTTTGGGTCGTACCAGTTGATGGGTTACTTAGGTCTAGCTTTTTTATTGTTTCTCGCCTTGGCTTCCATAAAGGCCAACAATCCACAGTAA
- a CDS encoding PAS domain S-box-containing protein has product MSIALDPFFNLSMDCLCIADYDGYFKKINPAFVELLGYSEDELRSRKICEFIYEEDRERTAIHRDYLINNRPLVNFENRYVCKSGELVWLHWTSIPVPEEKLVYAIARDISFTKGLEKERVSHLSELSQLNNELKRLNYVTSHDLRSPVNNLISMVDLIDSSKIEDGETLEILRFVKLSAEGLKDTLDSFVDTLKEKELHTESVEKVYFAPVFEKVCHSIKSLINKTQAEVAVDFCDLDHIFFNRAYLESIFLNLITNSIKYARPGVQPVITVRARQKENVKTLVYADNGLGFDLDKVGHLIFNLNQSFHSNQDSKGVGLYLVHKHVISLGGNISVDSKVNEGTTFTINFRA; this is encoded by the coding sequence ATGAGCATAGCTTTAGATCCTTTCTTTAATTTATCGATGGATTGCCTTTGTATTGCTGACTACGATGGTTATTTCAAGAAAATTAATCCTGCATTTGTTGAGTTATTAGGATATTCGGAAGATGAATTACGTTCTCGGAAAATTTGTGAGTTTATTTATGAAGAGGATAGGGAGCGTACCGCGATTCACAGAGATTATTTAATAAATAATCGCCCCTTGGTCAATTTTGAGAACCGCTATGTATGTAAATCTGGTGAATTGGTTTGGTTGCACTGGACCTCTATACCCGTGCCTGAGGAAAAATTGGTATATGCTATAGCAAGAGATATAAGCTTTACAAAGGGACTGGAAAAAGAAAGGGTTTCTCATTTGAGCGAATTATCTCAGCTGAATAATGAACTTAAAAGACTTAATTATGTAACCTCACATGATCTAAGGTCACCGGTTAACAATTTGATTTCAATGGTTGATCTAATCGATTCGAGTAAAATTGAAGATGGTGAAACACTCGAGATTTTAAGATTTGTCAAACTATCTGCCGAGGGCTTGAAAGATACTTTAGATTCATTTGTTGACACCTTAAAAGAAAAAGAACTTCATACTGAAAGTGTCGAGAAAGTATATTTTGCTCCAGTGTTTGAAAAAGTATGTCACTCAATAAAATCGTTGATTAATAAAACCCAAGCTGAAGTTGCAGTCGATTTCTGTGACTTAGATCATATATTTTTCAATAGGGCATATCTTGAAAGTATATTTCTGAATCTGATAACCAATTCAATAAAGTATGCAAGACCTGGTGTACAACCTGTGATAACTGTAAGGGCCCGTCAAAAAGAGAACGTGAAAACTTTAGTTTATGCCGATAACGGTCTCGGTTTTGATTTGGATAAAGTAGGTCATCTTATTTTCAACTTAAATCAAAGTTTTCATTCCAACCAAGATAGTAAGGGTGTGGGACTTTATTTGGTGCATAAACATGTCATCAGTCTAGGTGGAAATATTAGTGTAGACAGTAAAGTGAACGAAGGAACTACCTTTACCATAAACTTTCGCGCATAG
- a CDS encoding methylenetetrahydrofolate dehydrogenase (NADP+)/methenyltetrahydrofolate cyclohydrolase gives MKILDGKKISNDIKDEIAAEVAQMKERGEKVPHLAAVLVGNDGASLTYVGSKVRSCKKIGFESTLIQLPEETTEETLLQKVKELNSNPEIDGYIVQLPLPKHIDEQKVLMAVDPDKDVDGFHPVNFGKMALDMESFISATPFGIMELLKRYDVDTEGKNVVVIGRSHIVGRPISILMSQKGKAANSTVTLTHSRTKNIEELTQQADIIVSALGVPEFLKAEMVKEGAVIIDVGITRVADDSREKGYYITGDVDFANVSKKASFITPVPGGVGPMTIAMLLKNTLLARERHRANKEN, from the coding sequence ATGAAAATTTTAGACGGTAAAAAAATTTCAAACGATATTAAAGATGAAATTGCTGCCGAGGTAGCGCAAATGAAAGAGCGTGGTGAAAAAGTACCACATTTGGCAGCTGTTCTCGTGGGTAATGATGGCGCTAGTCTAACCTATGTGGGTAGCAAAGTGCGTTCATGTAAGAAAATCGGTTTTGAATCTACTTTGATTCAATTACCGGAAGAAACTACCGAAGAAACCTTATTGCAAAAAGTTAAGGAACTTAATAGCAACCCTGAAATCGATGGGTATATAGTGCAACTTCCGTTACCAAAGCATATCGATGAACAGAAAGTTTTAATGGCGGTTGACCCGGATAAAGATGTAGATGGTTTTCATCCCGTAAATTTTGGTAAAATGGCTTTGGATATGGAGTCTTTCATATCTGCAACGCCTTTTGGTATAATGGAACTTTTAAAACGCTACGATGTCGATACCGAAGGCAAAAATGTAGTCGTAATAGGCAGAAGTCATATCGTTGGTAGGCCAATCAGTATTTTAATGAGTCAAAAGGGTAAAGCTGCTAACAGTACGGTTACTTTGACTCACAGTCGTACCAAAAACATTGAAGAACTTACCCAACAGGCCGATATAATTGTTTCCGCTCTTGGCGTACCTGAATTTTTAAAGGCCGAAATGGTGAAAGAAGGTGCCGTGATAATCGATGTGGGCATCACTCGGGTAGCAGATGACTCAAGAGAAAAAGGGTATTATATTACCGGTGATGTTGATTTCGCCAATGTAAGTAAAAAAGCATCTTTTATTACTCCTGTACCAGGTGGTGTTGGCCCAATGACTATTGCCATGTTGTTGAAAAATACTTTGTTGGCTAGAGAGCGCCACAGGGCTAATAAAGAAAACTGA
- a CDS encoding signal recognition particle subunit FFH/SRP54 (srp54) produces MFDNLSEKLDKALHTLRGHGQITEINVAETTKEVRRALLDADVNFKIAKEFTNRVKEKALGQDVLTTLQPGQLMVKIVKDELTQLMGGESEGINLSGNPSIILMSGLQGSGKTTFSGKLANFLKTKKTKKPLLVACDVYRPAAIDQLQVVGEQIGVEVYSDRENNDPVAIAQAGIAKAKSEGYNVVIIDTAGRLAVDEMMMNEISNIHAAIQPEETLFVVDSMTGQDAVNTAKAFNDVLNFDGVILTKLDGDTRGGAAISIKSVVDKPIKFIGTGEKMEAIDVFYPSRMADRILGMGDVVSLVERAQEQFDEEEARKIQKKIAKNKFGFDDFLSQIQQIKKMGNMKDLMGMIPGMGKALKGMDIDDDAFKHIEAIIHSMTPDERANPSKLNHSRKKRIAKGSGREVQEVNQLLKQFDQMSKMMKMMQGGGGKKMMQMMGGALGRS; encoded by the coding sequence ATGTTCGATAATTTAAGCGAAAAACTCGATAAGGCCTTACATACCCTCCGTGGGCATGGGCAGATTACTGAAATTAATGTTGCAGAAACTACAAAAGAGGTCCGTAGGGCACTTTTAGATGCAGATGTTAACTTTAAAATCGCCAAAGAATTTACCAATAGGGTAAAAGAAAAGGCATTGGGCCAAGATGTACTGACCACGCTACAGCCAGGGCAGTTAATGGTTAAAATCGTTAAAGACGAGTTGACCCAATTAATGGGAGGAGAAAGTGAAGGCATCAATCTCTCTGGCAACCCGTCGATAATATTAATGTCCGGTTTACAAGGTTCGGGTAAAACTACATTTTCTGGTAAGCTTGCGAATTTTTTGAAGACCAAAAAAACCAAAAAACCATTATTGGTAGCCTGTGATGTCTATCGCCCGGCGGCAATTGATCAGTTGCAAGTGGTCGGGGAACAGATTGGTGTTGAGGTCTATTCCGATAGAGAAAACAATGATCCCGTAGCAATTGCCCAAGCGGGTATTGCAAAGGCCAAATCTGAAGGTTACAATGTAGTTATCATCGATACCGCAGGTCGTTTGGCCGTGGATGAAATGATGATGAACGAAATATCGAATATTCATGCCGCCATTCAGCCGGAAGAAACCCTATTTGTGGTCGATTCTATGACAGGTCAAGATGCGGTGAATACCGCTAAGGCATTTAACGATGTCTTGAATTTTGATGGGGTGATATTGACCAAGTTAGATGGTGATACCCGCGGTGGTGCCGCTATTTCTATTAAATCGGTGGTTGATAAACCTATAAAATTTATTGGTACGGGTGAAAAGATGGAGGCCATCGATGTCTTTTATCCTTCGCGTATGGCCGACCGTATTTTGGGTATGGGTGACGTGGTGTCTTTAGTTGAACGTGCACAAGAGCAGTTTGATGAAGAGGAGGCGAGAAAAATCCAGAAGAAAATTGCCAAAAATAAGTTCGGTTTTGATGATTTTCTATCCCAGATTCAACAGATCAAGAAGATGGGTAATATGAAAGACCTTATGGGCATGATACCGGGCATGGGCAAAGCTTTAAAGGGTATGGATATTGACGATGATGCATTCAAGCACATTGAGGCCATAATTCATTCGATGACTCCAGATGAAAGGGCAAACCCTTCTAAACTTAATCACAGTCGCAAAAAGCGAATTGCTAAAGGTAGTGGGCGCGAAGTACAAGAAGTAAATCAGCTTCTTAAACAATTCGACCAAATGAGCAAGATGATGAAAATGATGCAAGGCGGCGGAGGCAAAAAAATGATGCAGATGATGGGCGGTGCCTTAGGTCGTAGTTAA
- a CDS encoding RNA polymerase sigma-70 factor (ECF subfamily) encodes MKTENKDNVCEEQVFGAIFKADSKTVFNYIYYKFGNEEKAYDAVQEAFMKLWENCRKVSPVKARSYVYTVANNLYLNVIKAEKIRLKYADRSLKATNESPEFLMEESEFKEKLDRALNSLPDNQRTTFLLNRIDGKKYAEIAEMEGLSVKAIEKRMHLALKSLREKIDGI; translated from the coding sequence TTGAAAACCGAAAATAAAGACAATGTTTGCGAAGAGCAGGTTTTCGGAGCCATCTTCAAAGCTGACTCTAAAACGGTTTTTAATTACATTTATTACAAATTCGGAAATGAAGAAAAGGCCTACGATGCTGTTCAAGAGGCATTTATGAAATTGTGGGAAAATTGCCGTAAGGTCTCACCGGTAAAAGCGAGGTCTTATGTTTATACCGTCGCCAATAATTTGTACCTCAATGTGATAAAAGCCGAAAAAATACGTTTGAAATATGCTGACCGTAGTTTAAAGGCAACAAATGAATCTCCTGAATTTCTAATGGAGGAAAGCGAATTCAAAGAAAAATTGGACAGGGCCTTGAATAGTTTGCCCGATAATCAACGAACTACTTTTTTATTAAATCGTATCGACGGAAAGAAATATGCAGAAATTGCAGAAATGGAGGGGCTAAGTGTAAAGGCTATCGAAAAGCGCATGCATTTGGCACTTAAATCACTTCGAGAAAAAATTGATGGAATATAG
- a CDS encoding FecR family protein has product MQENYLAKWLNGELTEPELAEFKNSDEYATYAQILEASKALESPDFDADKALTAIKNRQTLNDSKVVQLHPFKKFIRVAAAAAIIMFGAYFYLNTLDEKYVTDYAESKEIVLPDNSEVFLNAGSQITFSERNWKDSRNVKLNGEAFFKVAKGKQFTVETDDGTVAVLGTQFNVTQREGLFEIVCFEGLVSVTYNKELTKLPAGNSFKVMDGRIIATQEQSSLSPSWLNKESSFKSVPLKYVLEEFERQHDIQVETKNIDIDQLFTGTFSNTDRELALKSISTPSQIKFKLEGTKVLFYGE; this is encoded by the coding sequence ATGCAAGAGAATTATTTAGCAAAATGGTTGAATGGCGAACTCACGGAGCCAGAACTCGCAGAATTTAAAAATTCTGATGAGTATGCCACCTATGCACAAATTCTTGAAGCTTCCAAAGCGTTAGAATCACCAGACTTTGATGCTGATAAGGCTTTGACCGCAATTAAGAATCGACAAACTTTGAACGATAGTAAAGTAGTTCAGCTACATCCTTTCAAAAAGTTCATAAGAGTCGCAGCTGCAGCTGCAATTATAATGTTCGGAGCGTATTTTTATCTGAACACCCTTGATGAAAAATATGTAACCGACTACGCTGAAAGTAAAGAGATCGTACTACCAGACAATTCTGAGGTATTTCTTAATGCCGGTTCGCAAATTACGTTCAGCGAACGCAATTGGAAAGATAGCAGAAATGTAAAATTAAATGGCGAGGCTTTCTTTAAAGTCGCAAAAGGCAAACAGTTTACTGTTGAAACCGATGATGGCACAGTGGCCGTCTTAGGCACTCAATTTAATGTAACTCAACGAGAAGGTCTTTTTGAGATTGTCTGTTTCGAAGGTTTGGTAAGTGTAACCTATAATAAAGAGTTGACCAAATTACCCGCCGGTAATTCTTTTAAGGTAATGGACGGTCGAATTATTGCTACACAAGAACAAAGTAGCTTATCTCCCTCTTGGCTTAACAAAGAAAGTTCTTTCAAGAGTGTACCGCTTAAATATGTTTTAGAGGAGTTTGAGAGACAACACGATATTCAGGTTGAAACTAAAAATATCGATATCGATCAATTGTTCACCGGCACCTTTAGCAATACAGATAGAGAACTTGCGTTAAAGAGCATTAGTACGCCTTCACAAATAAAGTTTAAATTAGAGGGCACCAAAGTGCTCTTCTATGGCGAATAA
- a CDS encoding outer membrane receptor protein involved in Fe transport (manually curated), giving the protein MANKIRNKILVCLSLVCFIFFLKIQAQETTSNTELTLLLQQLETIHSVKFSYVDEYIRGIRVNVQATKNLEVVIEKIEAKTQLHFEKLSERYYAISLNKTLDICATVFDNFKQNTVNGATVEVLSSNLGTVTDENGYFSLKSVPKDAVLRITFVGFKNLIVTASELTGQHPCKILLLAQYYQQLEEVVVYEFLTKGLIKQTDGSIEMNNEEFGILPGLIEPDVLQTVQALPGIKSIDETVSDINIRGGSNDQNLILWDGIKMYQSGHFFGLISAFNPYLTDNVTLIKNGTSSQYGDGVSGIIDMRTKDDIANRFLGGAGFNLIGGDAYAHIPLKENVAVQFSARRSITDLVNTPTYKNFFTRVFNENEVAQDGNFYFYDITGKLLYDINQKHKLRFSFININNLLNYSEREMNSEETTQSTLDQTNLSFGTNLKSDWSENFSSQINVYYTRYNLEAQNIGMNAQQVLLQNNKVEESSVKLNTVYEPNTQLNWLNGYQFTETGITNRTNVSQPPFQSNVRNVVRSHALFSEIDYETENQKLFLRGGLRFNLLQNPDTFEELILEPRLSINYALTQELKVQALGEFKSQATNQILDLEQNFLGIEKRRWIVSDGTTLPITKSKQGSLGLNYDSENFFVGAEAFYKEVDGISTSTQGFQNQDQFNGEIGKYEVKGMEFLINQKTDIYSVWASYTYNINDYSFTDVVPSKFPNNLDIKHTVTFAGTYTLNAFKFSLGLNYHTGRPFTQPDSDEPVDTTFFPNRINYNEPNSSRLPEYLRADASAIYNFEINENLKATAGVSVLNFTDRKNTINTYYQLNGQSEIETISTTSLGLTPNLSFRIRF; this is encoded by the exons ATGGCGAATAAAATCCGGAACAAAATTCTTGTTTGCCTTAGTCTTGTCTGCTTCATTTTCTTTTTAAAAATCCAGGCACAAGAAACTACCTCCAACACTGAATTAACTTTATTACTTCAGCAACTCGAAACGATTCACAGTGTTAAATTCTCATATGTCGATGAGTACATTCGTGGAATAAGAGTAAATGTTCAAGCCACCAAAAATTTAGAAGTCGTTATTGAAAAAATCGAAGCCAAGACTCAGCTGCACTTCGAAAAATTAAGCGAGCGCTACTATGCAATTAGCTTAAACAAAACTTTAGATATTTGCGCTACTGTATTTGATAATTTTAAGCAAAATACGGTCAATGGCGCTACCGTCGAAGTACTAAGTAGTAATTTAGGAACCGTTACGGATGAAAACGGATATTTTTCCCTGAAGAGCGTTCCTAAAGATGCTGTTCTACGCATTACATTTGTTGGTTTTAAAAACCTTATCGTAACCGCTTCAGAGTTAACCGGTCAACATCCATGTAAAATACTTTTATTGGCACAATACTATCAACAGCTCGAAGAAGTCGTGGTTTATGAATTTTTGACCAAAGGGCTTATTAAACAAACTGATGGAAGCATTGAAATGAACAATGAAGAATTCGGTATTCTTCCTGGTCTTATCGAGCCAGACGTTCTTCAGACCGTACAGGCATTACCCGGTATAAAAAGTATTGACGAAACGGTTTCAGATATAAATATCAGGGGG GGCAGCAACGATCAAAACCTAATTCTTTGGGATGGCATAAAAATGTATCAATCCGGTCACTTTTTCGGGCTCATCTCTGCATTCAACCCTTATTTAACTGATAACGTCACACTTATCAAAAACGGCACTAGCAGTCAATATGGTGATGGTGTAAGCGGCATTATTGATATGCGAACCAAAGATGATATAGCGAACCGTTTCTTGGGTGGAGCAGGTTTTAATCTTATTGGTGGTGATGCCTATGCGCATATTCCATTAAAGGAAAACGTTGCCGTTCAATTTTCAGCGAGACGATCGATTACCGATTTGGTAAACACCCCGACATATAAAAATTTCTTTACCAGAGTATTTAACGAAAATGAAGTAGCCCAAGACGGAAACTTTTATTTCTATGACATCACAGGCAAACTGTTGTATGATATCAATCAAAAGCACAAATTGCGGTTCAGTTTTATAAACATCAACAATCTATTGAATTACTCTGAACGAGAGATGAATAGCGAAGAAACAACCCAAAGTACTCTTGACCAGACCAACCTGTCGTTCGGCACAAACCTGAAAAGTGACTGGAGTGAAAACTTTTCGTCCCAAATCAATGTCTACTATACACGGTATAATCTCGAAGCCCAAAATATTGGCATGAACGCGCAGCAAGTGCTATTACAGAATAACAAGGTCGAAGAGAGCTCGGTCAAACTGAACACAGTTTACGAGCCCAATACACAATTGAACTGGCTCAATGGCTATCAATTTACAGAAACGGGCATTACAAATAGAACCAACGTTTCACAACCTCCTTTTCAAAGTAATGTAAGAAATGTGGTTCGAAGTCATGCCCTATTTTCAGAAATCGATTATGAAACTGAAAATCAAAAGCTTTTTCTTAGGGGAGGTCTTCGATTTAACCTTTTACAGAATCCCGATACTTTTGAAGAATTAATTCTTGAACCGCGCTTAAGTATCAATTATGCACTAACACAAGAACTAAAAGTTCAAGCTCTCGGAGAGTTTAAAAGTCAGGCCACTAACCAAATTTTGGACTTGGAACAGAATTTTTTGGGTATAGAAAAGAGAAGATGGATCGTATCTGACGGAACCACGCTCCCCATTACCAAAAGCAAACAGGGCTCATTAGGTCTCAATTATGATTCTGAAAACTTTTTTGTAGGTGCTGAAGCGTTCTATAAAGAGGTTGATGGTATTAGTACTTCGACCCAGGGATTTCAAAATCAAGATCAGTTCAATGGTGAAATAGGAAAATATGAGGTAAAGGGCATGGAGTTTCTCATCAACCAAAAAACCGATATCTATAGTGTTTGGGCAAGTTACACCTACAACATTAATGATTATAGTTTTACTGATGTAGTTCCTTCGAAATTTCCGAATAATTTAGACATCAAGCACACCGTTACTTTTGCCGGAACATATACGTTAAATGCTTTTAAATTTAGCCTCGGACTTAATTATCACACTGGCCGCCCTTTTACCCAACCGGATAGCGATGAGCCTGTGGACACTACATTTTTTCCCAATCGAATAAATTATAACGAGCCTAACAGCAGTCGACTGCCAGAATACTTGCGCGCAGATGCCTCGGCCATCTATAACTTTGAAATCAATGAAAATTTGAAAGCTACTGCAGGCGTATCGGTTCTGAATTTTACCGACCGAAAAAACACCATCAATACCTATTACCAACTTAACGGACAAAGCGAAATAGAAACCATCTCTACAACTTCTTTAGGCTTGACCCCAAACCTTAGTTTTAGAATTCGATTTTAA
- a CDS encoding TetR family transcriptional regulator: MARKKQYIETEVIDKAMNLFWRNGYETTSMQMLEKEMGINKFSIYSSFGSKNGVFLKSLDCYKKKLNTLLSKLRASEMGIESIREYFFDFIAFSKETEFGKGCLITNTANEIGTDADEKIKETLSQFTNEVRQVFLDSLKRDGNLNELELEQKADYLIISMFGLSSATRIFNPTQLENYIENTFKRI; this comes from the coding sequence ATGGCAAGAAAAAAGCAATATATAGAGACAGAAGTTATCGACAAGGCAATGAATCTGTTTTGGCGCAATGGTTACGAGACTACCTCTATGCAAATGCTGGAAAAAGAAATGGGCATTAATAAATTTTCCATCTATTCGAGTTTTGGCAGTAAAAACGGTGTCTTTCTAAAAAGTCTTGATTGTTATAAAAAGAAATTAAACACACTACTCTCTAAATTAAGGGCTTCAGAAATGGGCATCGAGTCTATACGGGAATACTTCTTTGATTTTATTGCCTTTTCAAAAGAGACCGAGTTCGGTAAGGGGTGTTTGATTACCAATACCGCCAATGAAATCGGTACAGATGCCGATGAGAAAATTAAAGAAACCCTAAGTCAATTCACCAATGAGGTAAGACAGGTTTTTCTAGATAGTTTGAAAAGAGATGGCAACTTAAATGAACTTGAACTTGAACAAAAGGCCGATTACCTGATTATTTCTATGTTCGGACTTTCATCGGCCACACGGATATTTAATCCGACACAGCTAGAGAACTACATCGAAAACACATTCAAAAGAATATAA
- a CDS encoding AhpD family alkylhydroperoxidase, with amino-acid sequence MSTQTSETLKIHTIETAPEESKVLLENSQKAYGYIPNLHGALAEAPGLLKAYQSIHELFVNSSFNNDELTVVWQTINVEHECHYCVPAHTAIAKSMKVDDEITEALRNGTTLPTEKLQVLHETTLEIVRNRGNIGREQINTFYNAGFTQRQLLEIILGLSQKVISNYTNHIAETPVDKPFQKFEWSKN; translated from the coding sequence ATGAGTACACAAACAAGTGAAACCTTAAAAATACATACTATTGAAACTGCTCCTGAAGAGAGTAAGGTTCTATTAGAGAATTCTCAAAAAGCCTACGGGTATATACCCAACTTACATGGTGCATTGGCAGAAGCCCCGGGTCTATTGAAAGCCTACCAATCGATTCATGAACTGTTCGTAAACTCTTCGTTCAACAACGATGAACTGACCGTTGTTTGGCAAACAATCAACGTTGAGCATGAATGTCACTATTGCGTACCCGCGCATACTGCGATTGCCAAATCGATGAAGGTAGACGACGAAATTACTGAAGCACTTCGTAACGGCACCACTTTACCTACCGAAAAATTGCAGGTTTTGCACGAAACAACTTTAGAAATTGTTCGTAATCGAGGTAACATTGGTAGAGAACAAATCAATACATTTTACAATGCAGGTTTCACCCAAAGGCAATTGTTAGAGATTATTCTTGGGCTTTCACAAAAGGTCATCAGTAATTATACCAATCACATTGCAGAAACACCTGTAGACAAACCATTCCAAAAATTTGAATGGAGCAAAAACTAA
- a CDS encoding 2-haloacid dehalogenase encodes MEKQRPKILFFDVNETLLDLAPLKKKVAESLGGREDLLALWFTTMLQYSLVTSASGKYEHFAYIGAATLQMVAANNNISLSEEKARKVVKSSLRALPPHPEVKESLEALKKAGYTLVSFTNGSNDGVKAQFEFAGLTDYFDKRLSVEDAGKFKPFNESYAWAARTVKARPEDCMMIAAHGWDVAGALWSGWRAAFIKRPGQQLFPLAPKTEIAEDNLRKVADILLQYQ; translated from the coding sequence ATGGAAAAGCAAAGACCAAAAATTTTATTTTTTGATGTAAACGAGACTCTCTTAGACCTCGCTCCTTTAAAAAAGAAGGTTGCAGAGTCTTTGGGCGGAAGAGAGGACTTATTAGCACTTTGGTTCACTACCATGCTACAGTACTCCTTGGTCACTTCCGCAAGCGGAAAATATGAACATTTTGCATATATTGGTGCTGCTACCCTTCAAATGGTGGCTGCCAACAATAATATTTCACTATCGGAAGAAAAGGCACGAAAAGTTGTAAAGTCTTCATTAAGAGCTCTACCACCTCATCCAGAGGTGAAAGAATCACTTGAAGCCTTAAAGAAAGCAGGATATACTCTGGTTTCTTTCACCAATGGTTCAAACGATGGGGTCAAAGCTCAATTTGAGTTTGCCGGTCTCACCGACTATTTCGACAAAAGACTGAGTGTTGAAGATGCGGGAAAATTTAAACCTTTTAACGAATCTTATGCATGGGCCGCAAGAACCGTGAAAGCACGACCAGAAGATTGTATGATGATAGCGGCTCACGGTTGGGACGTTGCCGGGGCCCTATGGTCAGGTTGGCGTGCCGCTTTTATCAAGCGCCCGGGCCAACAGCTATTTCCTTTGGCACCTAAAACCGAAATCGCAGAAGATAATCTACGGAAAGTCGCTGATATTCTACTTCAGTATCAATAG